One Dasypus novemcinctus isolate mDasNov1 chromosome 1, mDasNov1.1.hap2, whole genome shotgun sequence genomic window carries:
- the CXCL10 gene encoding C-X-C motif chemokine 10, with the protein MDQSSVLIFCLVFLTLSGTQGIPLSRSTRCACIKITDRSIHPKLLEKLELIPASLSCPHVEIIATMKKTGEKRCLNPESKSIKNLLKAISKERSKRSPRNQREA; encoded by the exons ATGGACCAAAGTTCTGTTCTTATTTTCTGTCTTGTCTTTCTGACTCTGAGTGGCACTCAAG GAATACCTCTTTCTAGATCTACACGCTGTGCTTGCATCAAGATTACTGACCGATCTATTCATCcaaagttattagaaaaactTGAACTGATTCCTGCAAGTCTGTCTTGCCCACATGTTGAGATTAT TGCCACAATGAAAAAAACTGGGGAGAAGAGATGTCTGAATCCAGAGTCTAAGAGCATCAAGAATTTACTGAAAGCTATTAGCAAGGAAAG GTCTAAAAGATCTCCTCGGAACCAGAGAGAAGCATAA